TTCGAAACACTATCAAAACTTACAAATATTTACTTCAATCAAAACTAATCGTTCAAAAAGAAACTTTGAACTACTGCAATGGATACGAATGATTCGTTACCCGTATACACCTTCGGCTATATGCACCTTCAGCTAAGTCAGTGAGACGTAAATTCTGTCCTTGTTAACCCAACGAATCTAATCTGTACGAAGCAAATCAGTTTGTGGCTTGAATGTCCCGAGAACCAAATATGGAAGTATAACCATGCAAGCCATGAATAGAGTGAACTGCAAAACATTGAAGTCAAGGCAAATAATGTTCAATCAGAAGTGAGAAACTGCTAAGACAGACAAGAGATGGAAAGGAAGAGGTAATAATCTAAAATGCAGTGATTTTAAAAGCGAAAAGCACAAAAATGCAACAAGGTCTAGGGGCTTTAAAGCGAGAAGTGAAGAGCACAATTTACAGAAATTAAAAAATATCTAACAATGTTACAACAACatgtagtgtgtacgcagaccttacccctaccccgggaGGTAGAAAGGTTGTTTCCGAAAAACCCTCGGCACAAGGAGATGAAAAGGAGGCAATGGAACAATAACAACCACATACATCAAGAAGACAGTGCCAACATTCTAAGAAtcagaaaaataaatgaaaaaggcAATAATTGAATTTctattaaaataactaattttagCATCTACTATACAATAATGCCGAGATTAATCCAACTCTTTAAAACCATCCTTAAAACTGAAATTCAAAGAagtttctgattcttgttgaacGTGCACCATTATTTGAAGCACAAACTTCTCTAAAGTACATGGCTTCACCTATGAAGCCATAATCTCTCGATTTGCAACGCTTCGTCGTTTTAAGCAACGAAGCAATGACTTTTAATAACATGGCTTGAATGATATGTTGAATAAACATTTTTCGTTTCTGCCTTTGGTAGGCAATTGTTACTTGGTTCTCTTACATGATTCATTGAAAACAAAAGTGATTTGAAGTTGGTCAACTGTATACTGGttaaacataaataaagggaCAACAATAATTAACGGAAATAAATAACGTTTAGCCAAGTTCAGGTCATACCACAAGAGGAAGGGTCAACAAGCTCCAAATAGGCCACAGAGCATAACAGAACCTGAAACAAACGACTCGTAAATCTCATTTGATCTAGAAGTTTCAAACTATATCTGTGTATTACTATTTGGATGCACAAATAATTCATGCGATCATTATATCACTTACAATAGGAAAGATAGGAGCCCAAGCACAGTGATGAAGGGAAGGGCAGCTGTACTGGAAATCTCCCACTTCTCATATGACTTCCGGATGCCCAAAGCCAACATACTTGTATATAAGAAAAACATAACATTCAAACCAACACCAAACATCCCAATGTATAGTGGTATTCTGCAACAAAAATGTGAAGAATCGATGAATAAAGCTCCCAATCTATGGCCAAAATGTGCAAGTTTTCTCGAAGCATTATCGGTGAAAAGGTCAAGCAGCTTTAGTAATTCCTAGATATCTCATGCATCTTACTAACAGGCTAACAGCTGCAGTTTGCTAAGTTATAAAAGGATGCTTATGTGAAAGAACAGCATGGATATCTGTATATTTTGGTATCCGTTATTCCAAAAATGATCCTTAAACAGAAGTGAAATTTACATGGTCCAATAGCATTAGTGGTTTGAAGAAACTAATTAGGCATTTGGCAAGCTCTATATATGAATACGAAAAATTTCCAAACTTCATATATGCTATATTTTTCCGTGTATTCCTACACATATGCTATTTTATTTCTTCGATCTAGAGTGAATTAGAAGATGGACGCACTTACACACCATATCCAAGGAGAGGTGTCATGACGTATGTtgttcgctgatgatatagttctaattgatgagacgcgaggcggCGTTAACGAGAGATTGGAAGTATGGAAGCAggccctggagtctaaaggtttcaagttgagtaggattAAGACGGAATATGTGGAATGTAAGTTCAGCGACATGACGGGGGAAGCGGAAGTGGAAGTCAGGCTTGACTCACAGGTCATcctcaagagagaaagttttaagtACTTAGGGTCAATTATCCAGGGAGATGGGGAGATCGACGGGGATGTTACGCACCGtattggggtggggtggatgaaatggaggttagcgtctggagtcctgtgtgacaaaaATGCGCCACCgaaactcaaaggtaagttctatagagttgtggttagaccggctatgttgtatggagctgagtgttggccagtcaagaattcacatatccagaagatgaaagtagcataaatgaggatgttgagatggatgtgtggacaCACTAGgctagataagattaggaatgaagatattcgggagagggtgggcgtggctcccgtggacgacaagatgcgggaagcacaacttagatggtttggacacgtgcggaggagaagcctagatgcaccggttaggaggtgtgagcggttgactTTGGCAGGTACAAGAAGAGgcagagggcggcctaagaaaaattggggcgaggtgatcaggcaggacacgGGGcggcttcagattttcgaggacatggctcttgataggaacaTGTGGAGGTCGAGCTAGGGGGTAGTCGAGAGTTCTTCCCTTTTTTTACTGGGTAGTCTGATAGAGTTTTGTTTAGGTTTGTTAGCGGTCTGTGTTGTGTTCACATTGTTGTTTTCTTAGTTttgtgttattgttattttctttctgGCTTTTGTTGTTACatgccttttcttttatttcttttctgataTTATTGTCTCTCCTGTTGTGCGGAGAGtctcccggaaacagcctctctaccctcttcggggtaggggtaaggtctgcgtacactctactctcctcagaccccactagtggaattttactgggtatgttgttgttgttgttattgttgtatggTATATTTCAAATTATCTTACCATTGCGTGCACACTCTTGCTAACGACACACTTAATGCAGTGTTTCCCCATCACTGAATGTaatgaagcaaaagaagaggTTTCGAAGGTTACTACCTAAACGCAAGGAGAAAATTGGTATTCAAGGCAGGTGCATTTTCAACTCAGTGAAAGAGTCCGATGCAGCCAATCCAAAGGACCAATTATCAAGAGAAAAGAAGatgcaaaacaaatgaaaatatGACTAAAAATTAAAAGTGTACCTAGACATTTCTGACATCTAATAATTGGAGTGTCTCTAACATAAAAGTAAGTTACTTAAAGCACTTGAATTTGCTAATCATTTTTGCTATGCTACAGGATAAAAGCATTATAAACAAGCATATTGTTTCAACCAAAGAAAAAGCTTGTTTGGAAATCTTTCAACTAATAATTCAAAACAATATTTGACATGGTTTACATATGCAAGTGTAAAAACAACCAATCCAATTCAAGAAGCACAGTAGCCAAAACATTAGCTACATCTATTCACATCATGTGAGTTAACTAAAACATCAAAGATGAGCAATATGCCAACAATTGAGGCAGTAGTATATACTATGTAGACAACAATTAAACTACACCATTTTTACTAATACTTGTTTGGAACTGAGATTagatgtttttttttctcttcaaagAATAACCAATCATTCCATGTTTATTTACTTATTATTCTCTTTTTCCCCTCTTTCCCTTTTAGGTGAGCAAAACATTTATGCAGTCAAACTTCTCTATAACAGTCATCTTTTATAACAACACTTCGCTATAACGACCAGGTTTTCTTTAGAACCAATttccatgttatgttataatacaTGTTCTCTATAACAAAACTTCGCTATAGCAGCCAAAAAAATGTTCGGAACTAACGAGGCTTTTATAGAGAGGATTGACGGTATATGAATAACAAATAGTTTACTCTAAAGTAATCTAAGTCAAAGGAGAAATTGAACTCGTAGGCTTACCTCCTAATTCGACCATCATGCCACAAAAGGAAAATCAAATTATGATGCCAATCACCATAGTATACAATGAATAATGCAGAAGCAATCCAAAGAAAATTCTCTAAGATCTCAGTCCATGTCCTTGTCCTGGGAATTGGAATTGACTGTGATTGCGAAACGAACCTAGAACAAGCATCATCCTCAAGATCATCGCCACTCGAACCATACCCTTGACTTAGCCTTTGCCTCACATATCCACCACCACCAACTGGTGTTCCACCAGACATATTAACACAAAATTGTTCTATaccaaaaaaaatcaacaaatttCACTTTTCTGTAACTCCTTCAAGTTATCTCATAAGTCAGTTAAAAGCTGAAAAAGCCAATCAAACAAACCAGCTCCCAGCAAAAAAATCTCTAAATTTTCTATAAAACCTAAcaaaaatccaacctcaattcaCTTGTAAAGAATCAAAAAATGCCAACTATATAACAATAAAAAGTAACTGTATCTCCCACCAGTTACCAAATTGCAGCTCATTCAACTATACCCTACATGCCCCCACTTGAATCAAGATTCACACAAGACTTAACTAAATGGTCCAATCTCTAAAACCCATATCAAGAATACAAAATTCTCACAAAcccaaatcaaaaatcaaaactttTTGACAACCCAATTCATAAAATAGCAAGATTATAACTATAAATCAAGAAACCCCATCACTACCAGAAAAAAGAGAACTCTTTAGGTTGAATTCTCGAATACCCAAAACGTAAAAACCCAAAGGTTTTTTCACATTAGAGTAATCAATGAACAATTAATGCATATAAGCACAACAAGTGTTGTTACTAATGACAAGAAAAGAAGACAATAAATGGTTTTTAAGAGACTTCGGTTGGGCTTTTTTTGGtttgtagagagagagagaaagagatctGCGCATGTAAGTTGAGAGTAGTGAAGAGATTGACAGTTGGGGTAATGCCAGATTCGTTTCTTGTACGTTAGGTAGAATGTTTTTGATtgaaaacttcttaatatataGTTCCCTTattaagaaaaatttaaaatgttTAGTTTAAGTTTATTGCAGTAATAGAAATCACTTttccatatttttatttttttggggggTTTCACCTTATGTTTCGTGCCGAGACCCCACTTCATCCTTAATACGAAATATATGTAATTTTTATCCGctcacaaaaataataattaataaaatatataagtTTTTAATATACCGCACATGCTcgctaaaaggaaaaaaaatccatATCAagttaaattgttatttattacGATAggcttttttcttcttttattttacaaaataatctTTATCTAGCAACATATGGTAAAGGGGCAGGGGAGGTTGTTTTTACATAGTTAGCAAGAAAGTAAGAAAGATCTAATTGAATTGTAGTCACTTTTGATTATCAAATTGAACTTGTGATATTATAATTTGAGTTGTGATCTCTAGAGATGAATTGTTCCcttaataacaaaagaaaaatggagTTAAAACTAGCTGAATTAATGTTGTTTATGGTGGTTTTATTTCGATAAAAAAATTTATTCGTAATATTATTTTGTCATAGTATTTGTTCTCCGTCGTTGAAAATGTTAATGATTAATCACTAGTAAAAATAGAGTTTAATTGTGAAACATATAAAAATTTGTAAGTATTATTCCTCATTATGCATATacaaaaaaattatcaaaaaaaataaCATCTTGGGATTAGCTTAAAATTCAATATAATATGTGACTGCTCCTAACGGAAACTAACTTTAtggtataaataaaataaagtggTTTTATGACACTACATCAGAGATGTTTTGagatataatattatatttgggtGGAGACaagaattaaaattttaaaatagtaGGACCATGTTGCCTTTTAAGCCATGGCAAGAGTAATGTTCAAAGGAAGCATGCTTTGCTTGCCCACAACTCCACTCCTttataaaagttttctttttttaaatgtcCACTTGAGCCAAGAAAAACTACATCCCCACCCACAAATATGGAAGGCCATCAAGAACCTTTTCATTATCTAATTTAAAAGATTATTGTTAAACAAAGCTTAAATAGATGGACTTTTTGAGGACCCGTGTATAGTAGATAATTTTTTGTACCCAACGTTTATATCAAATAAGTAATTTAATCTTAGCAATTAAAACTAAGATGGATGAGCAGGTTTATTCGAGTAAGGACCTCAGATATCATCCCGGCCCAGAGGATGCACTCTCAGGAGAGGTGGAATACCCGACGTAAGCAATTTTCCCTTAGCTGCTTTTCAACTATTCTTCCTTTCGAAATAATAATCTCTTTGTGCTTCCTGCAGCCGTCGCTTGGCACCCGGAGGCGGTTCTAGATTTGTTAGGATGGATCGGGCGGTTGAACGAGAAGTTCCCATATTGCGTTCGGTCTTGGACGGGCATGGCCAAGAAGTGTTGGGTGGGCAAGAATCATGGTGAGGTTCCCTTACCGCCTATGCTTTGTGTTTTGTGTTTCTTTCTGAGCCCTTAGCGAAAGCGTCTTTCGGTTACTGCGCTGGTGCAGGTGTTGGCGAGAATATGCAGATAAGGTCGCCCTTGGTGGCGAAGCAGGGGCCTTGGAGCCCGACACGAGTAAGAAGAGGAAAAACAGGGCAGCTGTTGACCGTCCTGCGGCAAAGAAAACCAGGTCACTGGAGCATCGAGTCGTTGTTAGGACTGCTGCTTCAACCTAAGAGGCGAGTCCTGATACTGAGGGAGAGAATGATGACGGAAGCCCACACGAGGTTATTATTGTCTTTTCAGTTTCGTTTCAGCTGCAACTGTGTATGAAACATGGGCCCATCAAACTTTGAACTGCACACACACTACAGTTTTCTCATTCGACAACTCGTGGCACTGGTGAAACCCAAATGGCTGAGGATATTTATGTATATTGCATTTTGAAGAGAGGTATTGAACCGAAAGACCAGTCTTTATTGAACTCAATGGCCATTTGTTATTGTAATTTGGGTAAATTAGAGGAAGCAAAATTGCTTTTTGATAAACTATTGGATATGAAATTGAGGCCTTGTAGTAGCACATGCAATGCGCTTATTAAGGGATTTTGTGGCCAATATAGCATCTTGGATGGGTTTGATGTTTTTGTAGTGTTGATGATGCTGGAGTATCACTAAGTTTTAGTTGTTACAATAGGTTAGTGGATGGCTTGTGCCATCGGGGGTTCTTAGATGAAGCACTCTATGTGTTTGATGTAATGGTTGAATTTGGATTAGAACCTGATGCAGTAAGTTACCAAATCATGATTGGCAAGTATTGCAAGGATCATAAAGTTGATTGTGCATTGATGCTGTTAAATAACATGATTCAGTGCAACGTTTCTCCTAGTGTGCACTCTTATACTGCTTTAATTGCTGCGCTTTATAAAGAGAATCGATTAGCAGAAGTAGATGTCTTGTACAATAAGATGTTGGATAATGGATTGGTTCCTGACCATGTTTTGTTTTTTACCTTGGTCAACAATCATCCAAGAGGGTCAGAGATTACTCTAGCATGCACATTTTTGCGGGCAATTGCCAAAAATGGTTGTGGTATTGACCTTTCTAACATCCCTAGCACTATCAGTCAAAAAGTTACTACAGATATCATGTCTGATATTGATCATCTCTTGGGAGAAATTGTGGCAAGAAACTTATCTCTGGCCAATGTTGCTTTCAATATATACATGGTTGCTTTATGTTTAGGAGGAAAACTTGATTCTGCTCTTCTTTGCATGGACAAGATGGCAAGCCTTTCTCTTCAGCCTTCACTGTCAGCTTATAACTCTATGATCAAGTGCCTTTACCAAAACGGACTACTTGAGGATGCCAAATCCTTTGTTGAAGTTATGCATGTCaacgccccctttttctacgggttgaaatcgggtatacgacattgggaggacaactctattccctttcgagaattgggttttgaaattttgaagagtcaccacctaatgattatagtgcattaggacactttaagaaatgtttgagttggaaaaaaccagagttcgggtaagggctaaaaattatctcgaggggaaggtgttaggcacccctcaagatccactagtgtggtcccggccatgttacaattgtgactttagaagtaaacaatcaaggctcaaataaggacttgcatacaacattgcaattaggttgaaaacttttgaaggtaagtagagaggacaaaaatttatgaaaaaaagatttgaatgGTTTCacgagaagagatgaaagcaaataaggggagggggtcctaggtttacgattaatatggatcacttcaatgcaatacccaacaatcactcctcaaaaaagaggggtcacacgtgatattagcgcatctgTCATCttctccatatctacccttcccaccccgttaaggtattaaagcgcagaatagtatcgttactgtgagcacgtgattttgccctatgagaactactcccaaaaaattcaaaataaaatggtttttgtgttgtttgtaatttatatgtatttttgtctattttctattttaaatgagaaaaatgcaaaaaaatatgtgttgcatgtacatttaggatttaattttacaatttaggatttaattaagcaagtttgtttttacaaaaaacaaaaatcataaaaataatgtacgttgcatttttagcatttaatgtccaaattgtgtgattttatcgtaattgctatttaattatgtgttaattgttattaaaagttaattagcacttttataaattaatttagttctataggctaatttaggatttttagaattttagttttattttaagaaaaataaaagaagaaaaagaagcaatggaaataagaagaaaatcggactgggccaccttttaaattaaatcaaccaggcccaaaccaaataaccccttaTCCAACCCAAAAATCCACCGACCCGGTCTTCCCCATAACCCAAGCtaacaacaaagaaaaaaaaaccctaaacaaAAAAAGAGACGCCCCCtccttctgcttcatcttctccgtcgTTCACCTCCAGCCAAACCAGCTTTATCCATCAACGACCACCATCGACGAGCCACCAAAACAAGCTCCAGCCAGTCCTCCATGgctactgcttcttcttcttcaacagtcactgctcaacacacacacacagtccGTCGACCATCTCAAACAGCCCCACCCCTCCATTCCCGTCGACGAACCACTATAACCCAACGTCCAGCTCCACCATGACCATGTCCTTCTCCAAACCACCACGCCTGAGCTTCGTCTTCAACACCCTCACGACCAGCAGCTCCGTCACACGCGCACACACAGTCTGTCGACGAACCACCAAGCCAGCGACGAAACCAACCAGCCTCATCATCGTTACCACCCCAGCTCCCCCACGACCTGAAACAGTCGTCTCCCAGGCCATCTCCAAACACCAGCCATCCGAGGTCATGCTCAGTCATACGTCGAGGCAATACGTCGAGGTTCCGTTTGAGTCCGTATCTATTAGTCAAGCGTCGAAATAGTGTTGCGAACGAAGTTGTGTTTCATCGGAAGTTCAACATTGTTCGACGTCGGATCGTTAGCATAAAGGTCAGCCATAGTTCGTTCACGgatttttgttgctttttctttGGTTTCGTTTTAATATGTGGTTTCATTTTTGATAAAATTTTCGCATGATATTCCTACTGCATATTCGTTAAAATTGTGTGTGTGTGCGTTTTGACGACTTTCCTACTGTTTTG
Above is a window of Nicotiana tabacum cultivar K326 chromosome 8, ASM71507v2, whole genome shotgun sequence DNA encoding:
- the LOC107796365 gene encoding uncharacterized protein LOC107796365, translated to MSGGTPVGGGGYVRQRLSQGYGSSGDDLEDDACSRFVSQSQSIPIPRTRTWTEILENFLWIASALFIVYYGDWHHNLIFLLWHDGRIRRIPLYIGMFGVGLNVMFFLYTSMLALGIRKSYEKWEISSTAALPFITVLGLLSFLLFCYALWPIWSLLTLPLVFTLFMACMVILPYLVLGTFKPQTDLLRTD
- the LOC107796364 gene encoding uncharacterized protein LOC107796364: MDEQVYSSKDLRYHPGPEDALSGEVEYPTRRLAPGGGSRFVRMDRAVEREVPILRSVLDGHGQEVLGGQESWCWREYADKVALGGEAGALEPDTSKKRKNRAAVDRPAAKKTRSLEHRVVVRTAAST